In Streptomyces pluripotens, the genomic window CGGGCGGGGTCCGCGCGGCCGTGCGCGGCCCGCGTGCCCGTAGCCTGCCCGAGTCAGCAGTCCTCGGCGGTACCCGTGACGGGCGGCGGGGTGATCGTGCCGGACGTGTCGGGGCGGTGGCTGACGGTCACGGGGTGACGCCGTGCAGGTTCAGCCGTCGCCCCGCCGGCACGGGTCGGTGCGGGCCCCGGGCGTCAGGACTCCGCAGCCAGTGCGGGGGTGCGGGGCGAATGCGACCCTGAAAGGAGGCAGGCGGGCAGAAGGGCTGACCATGGGCTCTGAGACGGACACTGGCGGTGCCGCCCGCGTGCTGCGCAGCGTCCCACCGCTGCGCCGGACCGTCAGCGCGCTGCGGTTCGGCACGAGCGCTTCGGCCTGCGCCGGCCGACGGGCCGTCCGGATCACGATTCCCGCCGTTGCCGTCTTCTCTCTCAGCCTCTACGGCCTGCACCAGCCCGTCACCGCCACGTACGGCCTGTTCGCGGCGGTGGCGATGGCCGGTCTGTCCCGCATCCCCGGCACCGGCCGGCAGCGAGCCGCCGTCATCATCCGGGTACTCCCCGTTGGCTGGCTGCTGGTCACGGCCGGGACCCTGCTCGCGGTGCGTACCTGGACCGCGGTGGCGGGGATGCTGGTGATCGGTTTTCTGCTGTCGTACTCGGCGGTGGCCGGTCCGCGGCTGGCCGGGGCGGCTCCGGGCCTGCAACTGATGTACATCCTGCCGTGCTTCCCACCGTTCGAGCCGCAGACGCTGCCCGAGAGGCTGGGCGGGATGACGCTCGGCGTCCTGCTGCTCGTGCTCTGTGAGAGTCTGCTCCTACCCGACCCGCCCACCACGTCCTACCGGGACCTGTCGGCGGACGCGGCGATGACCTCGGCGCGCTGTGCGACCGAACTCACCCATCCGCCGTGGACCCTGGCGACCGCCACGGCTGCGGCGGCCCGGGAGGCGGGCGATGCGCTGCGCCCCTTGCGGGTATCGGAAGCGGAGCGTCCCGCCGGGCCCGGACTGCGCGAGCAAGCGCTCGCTCACGCCGGCATGGCCAGCCGTGTGCTGCTGGCCCGCCTGCGGGAGGTACCGGGGCCGGGTCCGCAAGGCCCGCACCCCCATTCCCTCGCCCTGCTGCGCGAGGTCGCCACGACGGCCCGCAAGACCGCCGCAGCACTGCGCACGGGCCGTCCGGCGGCCGGGGCAGACCACCTCGGAGAGGCCCTGGCCGCGTACCGACTGCACCGTACGGTGCCGGCGAACGGGACAGAGTCCGAGAGCACCGACGCCGTCATGCGCCGTCAGGCGATACTTCTGGAAACGGCCTTCGCCGGCGTGACCCTGGCCACCGCAGCCGATCTCGCACTGGGAGGACGCCCCACGGCCGACCGGACGCAGGACGCCGGTTTCTGGTACGCGCGGCACAGTGACGCCTGGCTGTGGGGGAACCGGATGCTGGACCACCTCAGCCCGCATTCGGTGTACTTCCAGAACGCCGTGCGGATCAGCCTGGCGCTGGCCGCTGCTCGCACCGTGGCCGGACTGGGCTCCCTCCCGCACGGGTTCTGGACCATGCTGGCCGTTCTCACCCTGGTCCGCACCACCGCCGCGCAGACCGGTTCCACCGTGGCCAAGGCCCTCACCGGTACTCTGCTGGGCGCACTGGTCGCCGCCGTGGTGCTGCTGCTCGTCAGGGGGAACACCGCGGCCTATGCCGTGGCCCTGCCGGTCATCATGCTGGCCGCCTTCTGGATCGGGCCGACGCACGGCGTGGGATGGGGACAGGCGCTCTTCACCCTGGTCGTGTCCATCGTCTTCGCCCAGCTCGCGCCCGCCACGTGGCATCTGGCCGAGCTCCGGTTCCTGGACGTCTTCACCGGCAGCATGATCGGACTGGCGTTCGGAGTCCTCGCTTGGCCGCACGGCGCCCAGCGAGAACTGCGCCGCGACGTCGCGGCCCTCCTGCGCGCCATTGCCGAGACCATCGCCTCGACCACGGCCGTCCTGACGCGGGTTCGGGCACCGGAACCCAGCGGCCTGCCCTCACTGCGGCACGCCCTGACCCTGGCGGAGTCGTCCTTCGCCCAGTACCAGAGCGAGCCCCGACGGCCCGGCACGACCCCGGTGGATTGGCACGCGGCGCTGATAGCCGGCCACCACGCCATACGCGGGTCGCGGCGCCTGCTGCAGGCCCAGGACCCGGCCGAGGTCCACTCGTTCCCGCCCGGCTGGCGGGCGGGGCTGTCCGGTGACGGCGATGCACTGGCCGAGCGTTACCAACTGACCAGCACCCTCCTCGAAGGCGCCCGGCAGACCGTGCCGCAAGCTCCGCAGCCGGCGCTCGGTGGGGCGTCGGCCGACCGCCCGCCCGGCGCGTCGGCCCCACCGGTCTACTACGACGCCG contains:
- a CDS encoding FUSC family protein yields the protein MGSETDTGGAARVLRSVPPLRRTVSALRFGTSASACAGRRAVRITIPAVAVFSLSLYGLHQPVTATYGLFAAVAMAGLSRIPGTGRQRAAVIIRVLPVGWLLVTAGTLLAVRTWTAVAGMLVIGFLLSYSAVAGPRLAGAAPGLQLMYILPCFPPFEPQTLPERLGGMTLGVLLLVLCESLLLPDPPTTSYRDLSADAAMTSARCATELTHPPWTLATATAAAAREAGDALRPLRVSEAERPAGPGLREQALAHAGMASRVLLARLREVPGPGPQGPHPHSLALLREVATTARKTAAALRTGRPAAGADHLGEALAAYRLHRTVPANGTESESTDAVMRRQAILLETAFAGVTLATAADLALGGRPTADRTQDAGFWYARHSDAWLWGNRMLDHLSPHSVYFQNAVRISLALAAARTVAGLGSLPHGFWTMLAVLTLVRTTAAQTGSTVAKALTGTLLGALVAAVVLLLVRGNTAAYAVALPVIMLAAFWIGPTHGVGWGQALFTLVVSIVFAQLAPATWHLAELRFLDVFTGSMIGLAFGVLAWPHGAQRELRRDVAALLRAIAETIASTTAVLTRVRAPEPSGLPSLRHALTLAESSFAQYQSEPRRPGTTPVDWHAALIAGHHAIRGSRRLLQAQDPAEVHSFPPGWRAGLSGDGDALAERYQLTSTLLEGARQTVPQAPQPALGGASADRPPGASAPPVYYDAEAWLRALAVDLRHISDTVADATDEAPDEPSRTARR